A stretch of DNA from Spirosoma endbachense:
CGGAGGCTCTTCGGAACGATGCCGATCGCAGTCAAAGTATCCTGGCCCGGATTCCAGCCGGGCGCTGGGGAGAACCCGAGGACTTTAAAGGCCCTACTGTATTTCTGGCATCAGAAGCCTCAAATTATGTCCACGGTACCATTATTACCGTAGATGGAGGCTGGATGGGCCGTTGATTTCTAATGCTGAACGATTAGAGGAATGAACGCGAGATCAAGATAGCAAGCTGGCATCCTTCCCGTCATTCAGCATTTATTCTTCATAATTTAGTACTGAAAATCATGGTCTTAGTTGTCGTCAAAGCATTAGATATTCTGGAGTATATAGCCCGCGATGCAGACCGGGCTTACTCGCTGACCGAAATAGCCGAGGGATTGAACATGCATCAGGCTACCTGCGTCAATATTTTACAGACGCTGGTTGAAAAAAGCTATCTGGAACATTTGGGCCGAAAAAAAGGCTATCGGCTTGGCCCGATGGCCTACAATTTGACCAACAACTTATCGTATAGTCAGCACCTGGTAACGGCGGCTAAAGAGGTGATGGAAAGCCTGACAGCCCGATTCAATGAGACCTCTATTCTGGGCGTTATCAGAAACCAGAAACGGTTCATTGTTCATTTGGTTAACAGCGACCAGGACTTGCAGGTCCGCAGCCGCACCGAGCGCAGTCTGTACGAGACAGCAACAGGGCGGCTTTTGTTGGCTTATTTGTCGCCTAGAGAGCGGGATAGTCTGATCGCCAATATTGGGTTGCCCTCGTCCATTATTTGGCCGGAAGCAGACACGCAGGCTGGCTTGGAGGCTGAGTTATCCAAAATACAAGCCGAAGGTCTTTGCGTAACGCTGTCGCCAACGCACATTATTGGGCTCGCCGTTCCTATTCGGAAACAGAAGCAGGTGGTTGCCAGTCTCAGTATTTTTTTACCGGAAATCCGCTGCTCAATTACGCGACAGAAGGAAATTGTGCAATCATTACAGCTGGCTGCCCAGGCTATTAATGAACGCCTGGATGCATAAATTTATCTAAAGTTTTCGGGCAGTATTTAGCTGCATCTGACTAGCTTCAACTCACGCTTTAATTTATAAATACCTCATCGACAAGCAGTAAGGCAGGCTTACCTTTATTTCCATGCCATTCGGGGAGTTTACTCAGCGGTTTAGCGACGATTTTCAGATAGGAGACAGTTTGGGGCCTGAACGTACAGCCAATGGCGGTTAAGCTGGGAGCGCTTTTTTCGGCGGGCATGGCGGGCTGCTTAGTTGCGATGAGCTTCATCTGAGTTCGGCTGTTCCCTCCCCAGATTTCAATAATCATCGGTGGGAATATCCCGGTTTCCGGCTCAACCATGGTCCGTAAAGCAACAGCCGACACACTGACCGGTTTCGTAAATTCCGATACCAGCGCCATATCATTCTTTCTGAAACCCGCCCAGTTGTTGGCCCACGCGGGACTATTGGCATTAAATGTACCGAGCTTTCCATCGAAAAAGGTGTGTGCGCCATCGGCCTGATGAACCGGATTAAGCGGCAGCAGTAAATTCACGCTGTCGGGACGGTAAGCACTTTTGTAATAATCAAACGTGGCCACATTGCTGCCATACCAGCCCGTTTTATACGCCTTAACTTTAATTGACGTGTTATCATTGATAATCATCTGGTTCGTCAACACCGGCGATTTGATGCTATCTGGTTCTGTTCCATCGGTTGTGTAACGTAGCTGAAC
This window harbors:
- a CDS encoding IclR family transcriptional regulator translates to MVLVVVKALDILEYIARDADRAYSLTEIAEGLNMHQATCVNILQTLVEKSYLEHLGRKKGYRLGPMAYNLTNNLSYSQHLVTAAKEVMESLTARFNETSILGVIRNQKRFIVHLVNSDQDLQVRSRTERSLYETATGRLLLAYLSPRERDSLIANIGLPSSIIWPEADTQAGLEAELSKIQAEGLCVTLSPTHIIGLAVPIRKQKQVVASLSIFLPEIRCSITRQKEIVQSLQLAAQAINERLDA